A genomic stretch from Phocoena phocoena chromosome 9, mPhoPho1.1, whole genome shotgun sequence includes:
- the ABHD12B gene encoding protein ABHD12B produces the protein MVAQNLRSFPYSCSTLRRKTSTLGTSFISKSLKEHIFPPLMNMLIIFNLFRAPFLADLKKPELKIPHTVNFYIKVEPRVILGIWHTVPSCRGEDAKGKGLSWYEAALHDGNPIIVYLHGSAEHRTAPHRLEIVKVLSDGGFHVSSVDYRGFGDSTGKLMEEGLTSDTICVYEWTKARSGTTPVCLWGHSLGTGVTTNAAKVLEGEGFPVDTIILEAPFTNIWVASINYPLLKIYRKLPGFLSTVMYALRKEEPVYLDENVKFLSSPLLIIHGEDDETVSLEFGKKLYEISHNAYRNKERVKMVIFPPGFQHNFLCKSSTLLKTMRDFLSQQWA, from the coding sequence ATGGTCGCACAGAACCTGAGATCTTTCCCATACTCCTGTTCAACACTCAGAAGAAAAACTTCCACTCTGGGTACCAGCTTTATAAGTAAATCATTAAAAGAACATATTTTCCCTCCTCTGATGAACATGCTGATTATTTTCAACCTTTTCAGAGCACCATTTCTTGCGGATTTAAAGAAACCAGAGTTAAAGATTCCTCACACAGTGAACTTCTACATCAAAGTTGAACCTAGGGTGATTCTGGGTATCTGGCACACAGTTCCTAGCTGCCGGGGGGAGGATGCTAAGGGGAAGGGCCTTAGCTGGTATGAAGCAGCTCTCCATGATGGCAACCCAATTATTGTTTATCTTCATGGCAGTGCAGAACACAGGACAGCTCCTCATAGACTTGAGATAGTAAAGGTGCTGAGTGATGGTGGTTTTCATGTCTCATCTGTTGACTATAGAGGGTTTGGGGACTCGACGGGTAAGCTGATGGAGGAGGGGCTGACTTCAGATACTATTTGTGTCTACGAGTGGACCAAGGCAAGAAGTGGTACCACCCCGGTGTGTCTCTGGGGCCACTCTCTGGGAACAGGAGTTACAACAAATGCTGCAAAAGTTCTAGAAGGGGAAGGATTCCCAGTTGATACTATTATCCTGGAAGCTCCATTTACCAACATATGGGTTGCAAGTATCAATTATCCCTTGTTAAAGATTTACCGGAAACTTCCAGGATTTTTAAGCACAGTTATGTATGCCCTGAGGAAAGAGGAACCAGTCTACCTCGATGAAAATGTTAAATTCCTGTCTTCTCCCCTTCTTATCATACACGGTGAGGATGACGAAACAGTGTCTTTGGAATTTGGAAAAAAGCTCTATGAAATTTCACACAATGCATATAGGAACAAAGAGAGGGTGAAGATGGTAATCTTTCCTCCTGGCTTCCAACACAACTTCCTTTGTAAAAGCTCGACACTGTTAAAAACCATGAGAGATTTCCTGAGCCAGCAGTGGGCATGA